A single genomic interval of Nocardioides palaemonis harbors:
- a CDS encoding Flp family type IVb pilin: protein MIEKLQFMTIMLVNDIKAKRDERGATAVEYGLMVALIAIVIIGAVTLLGGNLKSLFNSAASSV, encoded by the coding sequence ATGATTGAGAAGCTGCAGTTCATGACGATCATGCTCGTCAACGACATCAAGGCCAAGCGCGACGAGCGCGGCGCCACCGCCGTCGAGTACGGCCTGATGGTCGCCCTGATCGCCATCGTGATCATCGGCGCCGTCACCCTCCTGGGCGGCAACCTGAAGAGCCTCTTCAACAGCGCCGCCAGCAGCGTCTGA
- a CDS encoding Ig-like domain repeat protein, translating into MPARRSLIGRLVLTVALALGGSLVVATPQATAAAATPGGLNASGSPVPTLSWGVVPTADRYRVQGSEDASFANILFNDETSGTSYTPTRPFRAGTLYWRVQASDQTGSSSFATSQVTIAPPAVPQNLAVTAPGNTVLPPVAPPVISWSPVAGATSYQVEMDAEGDGVGGTLRDNIRTTTYVWPDPQGVGERAGTEDFFVRVRARFDFDLQSDWSSWVRYDVAQLPPVTSAACATGLVCAPDPSTGVRASRTVQDVVFDWDPVKGAKQYEIWVALDRDFNNQVEKRIVSSTRYSPQTSYDNNNYFWKVRAYNAAEQPTPWPADPNVFQRRWPMSPSLVYPPVATSPAVDDDLYFQWSPVKHATRYRLDVGTDVNFTPGSFSKCYTASTTYTPGYRGDGCMPAQGSLVYWRVFAYDQPGPNGTPDTGEPGIESNVSATGRFVYDSGAVVLTAPADGATVTVPTMAWEPSVDAERYRVTVTNVATGAERSIETTALSWTPTDRLPTDSDEADPNKLPDTFVWKVSAKDADGKLSPAPVYATRTFTLPEALPDAGAQPLQPLANSHDEITSRFPALSWQPWQSTDQNAVFYRLKVRQAGYVFGTSETEVLSTNITYPSVTDWNDFFLSPGSYDWWVEARSASTGLILGVGSTSTFTIADQGEVTGQRLALDGKAVDAGNTCNRRLVVIDKVPDEQTVCQGLPSTPVLDWDSIPGAGGYMIYLSEDPDFTNLLLDPQNTSTQNSRWTPSFADNLPAFDDNESGPAYYWFIRPCVRISRFVNCGPDPAGTEDVGTNAFRKVSPEVVLTQPAAGASFADEVTFAWQDYYDTNQATLSPYGGATPSHQSGKRYRIQVAQSATITDQNAIDDRLVDQATYTAYENTYPEGDLWWRVQAIDARDNRLSWSETRKIVKATPAPNLDPTVAAPVERQTVDALARPTFGSHLSAGPVTFQWSAETFDASWDIELYKNDDTTLSGANRVFGETVRQAAFAWTEPLNPSSEAYRWRVRRTDVRGKPGRWSDMGRFWVDPLPITLASPADNAVVDPTGTAFSWSPYAAGSSAQASRYVFDVDPVGGVGYNPGGVSTVATAWTPTQSMPTGSYTWTVTAYDARGNRIGSSAARRFEVDGAVRVVTPVQIQAPLGSAVGQTLTSTPPTWSRPDVQMSYQWLRDGNAIGNANGPTYTLTTEDYTRVVSLRVTGRKPSYTDGTTTSNAVSVTAGGALQNVGQPVISGTAEVGSSLQVTNGAWSPGATRVRYQWLRQGAPIPDATGSGYTLRTEDAGKDLSVTVFASAQGFGEGATTTAAVSVARMKSTVTGALQADRVSRKKKAKLGITVSVPNLSGPTGAVQVLDKGKKIAQITLSPNKNGAATITLKKLKKGKHKLQVVYLGNAQVFGSKSKKITLYITK; encoded by the coding sequence GTGCCTGCTCGACGTTCGCTCATCGGGAGACTCGTCCTCACCGTGGCCCTGGCGCTCGGAGGATCGCTGGTCGTCGCGACTCCGCAGGCGACGGCCGCCGCCGCGACGCCCGGCGGCCTGAACGCCAGCGGGTCACCCGTCCCCACGCTGTCGTGGGGCGTGGTCCCGACCGCGGACCGCTACCGCGTCCAGGGCTCGGAGGACGCGAGCTTCGCGAACATCCTCTTCAACGACGAGACGTCGGGCACCAGCTACACCCCGACGCGTCCGTTCCGGGCAGGCACCCTCTACTGGCGCGTGCAGGCGAGCGACCAGACCGGAAGCAGCTCGTTCGCCACCTCCCAGGTGACCATCGCTCCCCCGGCCGTCCCCCAGAACCTGGCCGTGACGGCTCCCGGCAACACCGTGCTCCCTCCCGTCGCCCCGCCGGTCATCTCGTGGTCGCCGGTCGCCGGCGCCACCAGCTACCAGGTGGAGATGGACGCCGAGGGTGACGGTGTCGGTGGCACGCTGCGCGACAACATCCGCACGACGACCTACGTCTGGCCCGACCCCCAAGGCGTCGGCGAGCGGGCCGGGACCGAGGACTTCTTCGTCCGGGTGCGTGCGCGCTTCGACTTCGACCTGCAGAGCGACTGGTCGTCCTGGGTGCGCTACGACGTCGCGCAGCTGCCGCCCGTCACGTCGGCGGCCTGCGCCACCGGGCTCGTGTGCGCCCCCGACCCGTCGACCGGCGTGCGGGCCAGCCGCACCGTCCAGGACGTCGTCTTCGACTGGGACCCGGTGAAGGGCGCGAAGCAGTACGAGATCTGGGTCGCCCTCGACCGTGACTTCAACAACCAGGTCGAGAAGCGGATCGTCAGTTCCACGCGCTACTCCCCGCAGACGAGCTACGACAACAACAACTACTTCTGGAAGGTCCGCGCCTACAACGCGGCCGAACAGCCCACCCCCTGGCCGGCGGACCCGAACGTCTTCCAGCGCCGGTGGCCCATGTCGCCCTCGCTCGTCTACCCGCCGGTGGCCACGTCCCCTGCCGTCGACGACGACCTCTACTTCCAGTGGAGCCCGGTCAAGCACGCCACCCGCTACCGGCTCGACGTCGGGACCGACGTCAACTTCACGCCCGGTTCGTTCAGCAAGTGCTACACCGCGAGCACGACCTACACGCCGGGCTACCGCGGCGACGGGTGCATGCCCGCCCAGGGATCCCTCGTCTACTGGCGGGTCTTCGCCTACGACCAGCCCGGCCCCAACGGCACCCCCGACACCGGAGAGCCGGGCATCGAGAGCAACGTGTCCGCCACTGGTCGCTTCGTCTACGACTCCGGCGCCGTCGTGCTGACCGCTCCGGCCGACGGTGCGACCGTCACGGTGCCCACCATGGCGTGGGAGCCGAGCGTTGATGCCGAGCGCTATCGCGTCACCGTCACGAACGTCGCGACCGGCGCCGAGCGCTCGATCGAGACCACGGCGCTGTCCTGGACCCCGACGGACCGGCTGCCCACCGACTCCGACGAGGCTGACCCCAACAAGCTCCCCGACACCTTCGTCTGGAAGGTGTCCGCGAAGGACGCCGACGGCAAGCTCTCTCCCGCCCCTGTCTACGCCACCCGGACGTTCACGCTCCCGGAGGCGCTTCCGGACGCCGGCGCCCAGCCGCTGCAACCCCTGGCGAACTCCCACGACGAGATCACGTCGCGGTTCCCGGCCCTGTCCTGGCAGCCGTGGCAGTCGACGGACCAGAACGCGGTCTTCTACCGGCTGAAGGTGCGGCAGGCCGGCTACGTGTTCGGCACCAGCGAGACCGAGGTCCTCTCGACCAACATCACGTACCCGTCCGTCACGGACTGGAACGACTTCTTCCTGTCGCCCGGGAGCTACGACTGGTGGGTCGAGGCCCGCAGCGCCAGCACCGGCCTGATCCTCGGCGTGGGTTCGACGAGCACCTTCACGATCGCCGACCAGGGCGAGGTCACCGGACAGCGCCTCGCCCTCGACGGCAAGGCCGTCGATGCCGGCAACACGTGCAACCGCCGCCTGGTGGTCATCGACAAGGTGCCCGACGAGCAGACCGTCTGCCAGGGCCTCCCCTCGACCCCTGTGCTCGACTGGGACTCGATCCCGGGCGCCGGTGGCTACATGATCTACCTGTCGGAGGACCCCGACTTCACGAACCTCCTGCTCGACCCGCAGAACACGTCGACGCAGAACTCCCGGTGGACGCCGTCCTTCGCCGACAACCTCCCGGCGTTCGACGACAACGAGTCCGGCCCTGCGTACTACTGGTTCATCCGCCCCTGCGTGCGGATCAGTCGCTTCGTCAACTGCGGGCCCGACCCGGCCGGTACCGAGGACGTCGGGACCAACGCGTTCCGGAAGGTCTCCCCCGAGGTCGTGCTGACCCAGCCCGCCGCCGGCGCGTCGTTCGCCGACGAGGTCACCTTCGCGTGGCAGGACTACTACGACACCAACCAGGCCACGCTGTCCCCGTACGGCGGCGCGACGCCCAGCCACCAGTCGGGCAAGCGGTACCGGATCCAGGTCGCCCAGTCGGCGACCATCACCGACCAGAACGCCATCGACGACCGCCTGGTCGACCAGGCGACCTACACGGCCTACGAGAACACCTACCCCGAGGGCGACCTCTGGTGGCGGGTGCAGGCGATCGACGCGCGCGACAACCGCCTGTCGTGGTCCGAGACCCGCAAGATCGTCAAGGCCACGCCCGCGCCGAACCTCGACCCCACCGTCGCGGCGCCGGTCGAGCGACAGACGGTCGACGCCCTGGCCCGACCCACGTTCGGCAGCCACCTGAGCGCCGGCCCGGTCACGTTCCAGTGGTCGGCCGAGACCTTCGACGCGTCGTGGGACATCGAGCTCTACAAGAACGACGACACCACGCTCTCGGGCGCCAACCGGGTGTTCGGCGAGACGGTGCGCCAGGCGGCCTTCGCCTGGACCGAGCCACTCAACCCCTCGTCGGAGGCCTACCGCTGGCGCGTGCGCCGCACCGACGTCCGCGGCAAGCCCGGACGCTGGTCGGACATGGGCCGGTTCTGGGTCGACCCGCTCCCGATCACGCTGGCGTCCCCGGCCGACAACGCGGTCGTCGACCCGACGGGCACGGCGTTCAGCTGGTCGCCGTACGCCGCCGGCTCCTCGGCGCAGGCCTCCCGCTACGTCTTCGACGTCGACCCCGTGGGCGGCGTCGGGTACAACCCCGGCGGCGTGAGCACGGTCGCCACGGCGTGGACGCCGACCCAGTCGATGCCGACCGGCTCCTACACGTGGACCGTCACGGCCTACGACGCCCGCGGCAACCGCATCGGCTCTAGCGCTGCGCGTCGGTTCGAGGTGGACGGCGCGGTCAGGGTCGTGACCCCGGTCCAGATCCAGGCGCCGCTGGGATCGGCCGTCGGCCAGACGCTCACCAGCACCCCGCCGACGTGGAGCCGGCCGGACGTGCAGATGAGCTACCAGTGGCTGCGCGACGGCAACGCCATCGGCAACGCCAACGGCCCGACGTACACCCTCACCACCGAGGACTACACGCGGGTGGTCTCGCTCCGGGTCACCGGCCGCAAGCCGTCCTACACCGACGGCACGACCACCAGCAACGCCGTCTCGGTGACTGCCGGCGGTGCGCTGCAGAACGTCGGGCAGCCGGTGATCTCGGGCACGGCCGAGGTGGGCAGCTCGCTCCAGGTCACCAACGGCGCCTGGTCCCCCGGGGCCACGCGGGTCCGCTACCAGTGGCTGCGCCAGGGCGCACCGATCCCGGACGCGACCGGCTCGGGCTACACCCTGCGGACCGAGGACGCCGGCAAGGACCTGTCGGTGACCGTCTTCGCCTCCGCCCAGGGCTTCGGCGAGGGTGCCACCACCACCGCTGCGGTGTCGGTCGCGCGGATGAAGTCGACGGTGACCGGCGCGCTCCAGGCCGACCGCGTCTCGCGCAAGAAGAAGGCCAAGCTCGGGATCACCGTGAGCGTGCCCAACCTCTCCGGGCCGACCGGCGCCGTGCAGGTGCTCGACAAGGGCAAGAAGATCGCCCAGATCACGCTGTCGCCCAACAAGAACGGCGCCGCGACGATCACGCTGAAGAAGCTCAAGAAGGGCAAGCACAAGCTCCAGGTCGTCTACCTCGGCAACGCCCAGGTCTTCGGCTCGAAGTCGAAGAAGATCACCCTCTACATCACCAAGTGA
- a CDS encoding Flp family type IVb pilin, which translates to MLDTLYVQLIALAHDVRARRDERGATAVEYGLMVALIAIVIIGAVTLLGGNLKSLFNSAGSKV; encoded by the coding sequence ATGCTCGACACCCTGTACGTCCAGCTCATCGCGCTCGCCCACGACGTCCGCGCCAGGCGCGACGAGCGCGGCGCCACCGCGGTCGAGTACGGCCTGATGGTCGCGCTGATCGCCATCGTCATCATCGGCGCCGTCACCCTGCTCGGAGGCAACCTCAAGAGCCTGTTCAACAGCGCTGGCAGCAAGGTCTGA
- a CDS encoding C40 family peptidase, producing MPATPAQADPDIKTVKARVDRLYHEAEAAQERLHDARLDLADLRQDLAGLKADQARQDERLDAVRDQVSDAVVRQLEGEGISTVGQVVVSEDPGSFLDTLSTMSSFNDLQSSLLSDYDTELQALAIRQEATDDRADEIADLTEQLSSEKRTVDDKLAEAKDLLADLEAKERERLLASRSGVSRMPSSVPASGRAAAAIQYAMAQVGDAYVYGAAGESAFDCSGLTMRAWAQAGVSLPHSSSAQYGSGPHVAASDLQPGDLVFYYSPISHVGMYIGNGMIVHAANPGAGVTVSGLYSMPYVGAVRPG from the coding sequence GTGCCTGCAACGCCCGCCCAGGCAGACCCCGACATCAAGACCGTCAAGGCTCGCGTCGACCGCCTCTACCACGAGGCCGAGGCCGCGCAGGAGCGGCTGCACGACGCCCGGCTCGACCTCGCCGACCTGCGCCAGGACCTCGCCGGCCTCAAGGCCGACCAGGCCCGGCAGGACGAGCGGCTCGACGCCGTGCGCGACCAGGTCTCCGACGCCGTCGTGCGCCAGCTCGAGGGTGAGGGCATCTCCACCGTCGGCCAGGTCGTCGTCTCCGAGGACCCGGGCTCGTTCCTCGACACCCTCTCCACGATGTCGTCGTTCAACGACCTGCAGTCCTCGCTGCTGTCCGACTACGACACCGAGCTGCAGGCCCTGGCGATCCGCCAGGAGGCCACCGACGACCGTGCCGACGAGATCGCCGACCTCACCGAGCAGCTGAGCTCGGAGAAGAGGACGGTCGACGACAAGCTGGCCGAGGCCAAGGACCTGCTCGCCGACCTCGAGGCGAAGGAGCGCGAGCGGCTGCTCGCCTCCCGCAGCGGGGTCTCCCGGATGCCGAGCTCGGTGCCCGCGTCGGGCCGCGCGGCCGCGGCCATCCAGTACGCGATGGCCCAGGTCGGGGACGCCTACGTCTACGGCGCGGCAGGCGAGAGCGCCTTCGACTGCAGCGGCCTGACCATGCGCGCCTGGGCCCAGGCCGGCGTGTCGCTGCCGCACTCGTCGTCGGCCCAGTACGGCTCCGGCCCGCACGTCGCCGCGAGCGACCTGCAGCCCGGCGACCTCGTCTTCTACTACAGCCCGATCAGCCACGTCGGCATGTACATCGGCAACGGCATGATCGTGCACGCCGCCAACCCCGGCGCGGGCGTCACGGTCTCGGGTCTCTACTCGATGCCGTACGTCGGCGCGGTCCGCCCTGGCTGA
- a CDS encoding Lrp/AsnC family transcriptional regulator: MITAIVFVKADVARIPEVAEAIAALDGVSEVYSVTGQIDLIALVRVREHEDVASVVADRLNKVPGVTETETHIAFRTYSRHDLESAFSIGLD, from the coding sequence ATGATCACCGCCATCGTGTTCGTGAAGGCCGACGTCGCGCGCATCCCGGAGGTCGCGGAGGCGATCGCGGCGCTCGACGGGGTGAGCGAGGTCTACTCGGTCACCGGGCAGATCGACCTGATCGCGCTGGTGCGGGTGCGCGAGCACGAGGACGTGGCGTCCGTGGTCGCCGACCGGCTCAACAAGGTGCCGGGCGTGACGGAGACCGAGACCCACATCGCGTTCCGGACCTACTCGCGCCACGACCTGGAGTCGGCGTTCAGCATCGGGCTCGACTGA
- a CDS encoding GNAT family N-acetyltransferase, which translates to MTWLADHWLDLLGWGGSALLVYSLLQASVLRLRVLNAVACVILIVFNALLAVWPMVAMNVVLVAINLWFIVGMLRDRHDETAFEVLEVGPADEYLRHVLRVHGEDILRFNPDFVHDPGGAQDAFLVQKGDETVGVVLLREDGDTAHVLLDYVTPRYRDFSPGEFVWRRSGLLADRGVRRVVTPPTMVGAYYDRLGFRREGESWVLDVAR; encoded by the coding sequence GTGACCTGGCTCGCTGACCACTGGCTCGACCTCCTCGGCTGGGGAGGGAGCGCCCTGCTGGTCTACTCGCTCCTCCAGGCGAGCGTCCTGCGCCTGCGCGTCCTCAACGCGGTCGCGTGCGTGATCCTCATCGTCTTCAACGCCCTGCTGGCGGTGTGGCCGATGGTCGCGATGAACGTGGTGCTGGTGGCGATCAACCTGTGGTTCATCGTCGGCATGCTGCGCGACCGGCACGACGAGACGGCGTTCGAGGTGCTCGAGGTCGGCCCGGCCGACGAGTACCTCCGGCACGTGCTGCGGGTCCACGGGGAGGACATCCTGCGCTTCAACCCGGACTTCGTGCACGACCCCGGCGGCGCGCAGGACGCGTTCCTCGTCCAGAAGGGCGACGAGACGGTCGGCGTCGTCCTGCTCCGCGAGGACGGCGACACCGCCCACGTGCTGCTCGACTACGTCACGCCGCGCTACCGCGACTTCTCCCCCGGTGAGTTCGTGTGGCGCCGCAGCGGCCTGCTCGCCGACCGGGGCGTGCGCCGGGTGGTCACGCCGCCGACGATGGTCGGCGCGTACTACGACCGCCTCGGCTTCCGCCGCGAGGGCGAGTCCTGGGTCCTGGACGTCGCGCGGTGA
- a CDS encoding DEDD exonuclease domain-containing protein: MGTTETAARPRSRWETQRTFDELGRPLRDVTFCVVDLETTGGSAAAGSMITEIGAVKVRGGEVLGEFQTLVDPGTEIPAFIAVLTGITNSMVLDAPPIESALPAFLEFAAGCVLVAHNAPFDVGFLQHFAREQGHPWPRFEVLDTAKLARRVITRDDAPNCKLSSLAKVFNASTTPNHRALSDARATVDVLHGLMERLGGLGVHTLEELQTFSSRVSTAQRRKRHLAEGLPHAPGVYLFRDERSRVLYIGTSRDLRTRVRTYFTASETRTRMGEMVGLATSVTGIECATPLEAEVRELRLIAEHKPRYNRRSRFPEKVHFVKLTREAWPRLSLVRRVLDDDADYLGPFSSRKTAEKCLAALHDTFPVRQCSGRMPAVPSGSPCVLAEMGRCLSPCDGTVDSATYAVLVRQLRDTLLRRPDRVVEVINERMQTLADHERFEEAGVHRDRLATFVRAAARTQRLSALTRCPEVVAARREDSGHWAVHVVRFGRLAAAGVIPRGADAHQFVRELRASAETVATAPGPIPAASAEETEKVLRWLESPGIRLVDVDGDWVCPVAGAARHLALYDAVNQSRLSLTPFDEQRLPSPVHRPAR, from the coding sequence ATGGGCACGACCGAGACCGCCGCACGACCGCGTTCGCGCTGGGAGACGCAGCGCACGTTCGACGAGCTCGGCCGTCCGCTGCGCGACGTCACGTTCTGCGTCGTCGACCTCGAGACGACCGGCGGCTCGGCCGCGGCCGGGTCGATGATCACCGAGATCGGCGCGGTCAAGGTCCGCGGCGGCGAGGTGCTCGGCGAGTTCCAGACCCTGGTCGACCCCGGCACCGAGATCCCGGCGTTCATCGCGGTGCTGACCGGGATCACCAACTCGATGGTCCTCGACGCGCCGCCCATCGAGTCGGCCCTGCCCGCGTTCCTCGAGTTCGCCGCCGGCTGCGTGCTGGTCGCCCACAACGCGCCCTTCGACGTCGGGTTCCTCCAGCACTTCGCGCGCGAGCAGGGGCACCCGTGGCCGCGCTTCGAGGTCCTCGACACGGCCAAGCTGGCGCGTCGGGTGATCACCCGCGACGACGCCCCCAACTGCAAGCTCTCCTCGCTGGCCAAGGTGTTCAACGCGAGCACCACGCCCAACCACCGCGCGCTCTCCGACGCGCGCGCGACCGTCGACGTCCTCCACGGGCTGATGGAGCGCCTGGGCGGGCTCGGCGTCCACACCCTCGAGGAGCTGCAGACGTTCTCCTCGCGCGTCTCCACGGCCCAGCGCCGCAAGCGCCACCTCGCCGAGGGCCTGCCGCACGCGCCGGGGGTCTACCTCTTCCGCGACGAGCGGTCCCGGGTGCTCTACATCGGCACCTCGCGCGACCTCCGCACGCGCGTGCGCACCTACTTCACCGCCTCCGAGACCCGGACCCGGATGGGCGAGATGGTCGGCCTCGCGACCTCGGTCACCGGCATCGAGTGCGCCACCCCGCTCGAGGCCGAGGTGCGTGAGCTCCGGCTGATCGCCGAGCACAAGCCGCGCTACAACCGACGCTCCCGCTTCCCGGAGAAGGTCCACTTCGTCAAGCTCACCCGCGAGGCCTGGCCCCGGCTCTCGCTGGTGCGCCGGGTCCTCGACGACGATGCCGACTACCTCGGCCCGTTCTCCTCGCGCAAGACGGCCGAGAAGTGCCTCGCGGCGCTGCACGACACGTTCCCGGTGCGCCAGTGCAGCGGCCGGATGCCGGCGGTGCCCTCGGGCTCGCCGTGCGTGCTCGCGGAGATGGGCCGCTGCCTCTCCCCGTGTGACGGCACCGTCGACTCCGCGACCTACGCCGTCCTGGTCCGCCAGCTGCGCGACACGCTGCTGCGCCGACCCGACCGGGTCGTCGAGGTGATCAACGAGCGGATGCAGACCCTCGCCGACCACGAGCGCTTCGAGGAGGCCGGCGTCCACCGCGACCGGCTCGCCACCTTCGTCCGCGCCGCCGCCCGCACGCAGCGGCTCTCCGCCCTCACCCGGTGCCCGGAGGTGGTGGCCGCGCGCCGGGAGGACTCGGGGCACTGGGCGGTCCACGTCGTCCGGTTCGGGCGCCTGGCGGCCGCCGGGGTGATCCCGCGCGGAGCCGATGCCCACCAGTTCGTCCGCGAGCTGCGGGCGAGCGCGGAGACCGTCGCGACCGCGCCAGGCCCCATCCCGGCCGCCAGCGCCGAGGAGACCGAGAAGGTCCTGCGCTGGCTCGAGTCCCCCGGCATCCGCCTCGTCGACGTCGACGGCGACTGGGTGTGCCCGGTCGCGGGCGCGGCCCGGCACCTCGCGCTCTACGACGCGGTCAACCAGTCACGCCTGTCCCTCACGCCGTTCGACGAGCAGCGGCTGCCCTCGCCGGTCCACCGACCCGCGCGCTGA
- a CDS encoding NYN domain-containing protein — protein sequence MTEVDQLPERLRVRVVALVAAVLPSVTPLPPQLRKVAGFAPARRARLGGQPIRDALADDDFRRHAGVQVAAVPARDDDRIDLAARAWLVREDGWEDVVAAVADELGHSEDAAEAGSAELERLEARAAALQAELASVREDHAKALEEARSEHKVLRQRLGRARADLRAVEEERDHAVAERDRAVAEAAAATAQAEADVRRARQQAEDAERALTTARREGRTSRDQATVRARYLLDTVLEAAAGLRRELGLPAVEGAPGDVVEAELSGGAAPTSSAPATADTLEQTLSMPRARLLVDGYNVSKQTWGSATLEAQRSRLVTALGPLVARTGAETTVVFDAAASSARTVMPAPRGVKVAFSPEGVIADDVIRQLVAAEPRGRVVVVVTSDRALAADVTREGARVVPSPVLVGLLG from the coding sequence GTGACGGAGGTGGACCAGCTGCCCGAGCGGCTCCGGGTCCGGGTCGTGGCGCTGGTGGCGGCCGTGCTGCCCTCGGTCACGCCGCTCCCGCCGCAGCTGCGCAAGGTGGCCGGCTTCGCTCCCGCGCGACGGGCGCGCCTGGGCGGCCAGCCGATCCGGGACGCGCTCGCCGACGACGACTTCCGGCGCCACGCGGGCGTCCAGGTCGCGGCGGTGCCGGCGCGCGACGACGACCGGATCGACCTCGCCGCGCGCGCCTGGCTCGTCCGCGAGGACGGTTGGGAGGACGTCGTGGCGGCGGTCGCGGACGAGCTCGGGCACAGCGAGGACGCGGCCGAGGCGGGGTCCGCGGAGCTCGAGCGCCTCGAGGCCCGCGCCGCGGCGCTGCAGGCCGAGCTGGCCTCCGTGCGCGAGGACCACGCCAAGGCGCTGGAGGAGGCTCGGTCCGAGCACAAGGTGCTGCGGCAGCGCCTGGGCCGGGCCCGGGCCGACCTGCGGGCCGTCGAGGAGGAGCGCGACCACGCGGTCGCCGAGCGCGACCGGGCGGTCGCCGAGGCCGCCGCCGCGACCGCGCAGGCGGAGGCCGACGTCCGCCGCGCGCGCCAGCAGGCCGAGGACGCCGAGCGCGCGCTGACCACGGCGCGGCGTGAGGGACGTACGTCGCGCGACCAGGCCACCGTCCGCGCGCGCTACCTGCTCGACACGGTCCTCGAGGCGGCCGCGGGACTGCGGCGCGAGCTGGGCCTGCCGGCGGTGGAGGGTGCTCCCGGCGACGTCGTCGAGGCCGAGCTGTCCGGGGGAGCGGCGCCCACCTCGAGCGCGCCCGCGACGGCCGACACCCTCGAGCAGACGCTCTCGATGCCGCGCGCCCGGCTGCTGGTCGACGGCTACAACGTCAGCAAGCAGACGTGGGGCAGCGCCACCCTCGAGGCCCAGCGCAGCCGGCTGGTGACCGCCCTCGGGCCCCTGGTGGCACGGACCGGTGCCGAGACCACCGTCGTCTTCGACGCCGCGGCGTCGAGCGCCCGCACCGTCATGCCGGCGCCGCGGGGCGTGAAGGTCGCCTTCAGTCCCGAGGGGGTCATCGCCGACGACGTGATCCGCCAGCTGGTGGCCGCCGAGCCACGCGGTCGCGTCGTGGTCGTCGTCACCAGCGACCGGGCGCTCGCCGCCGACGTCACCCGTGAGGGCGCCCGGGTGGTCCCCTCGCCGGTCCTCGTGGGACTGCTGGGGTGA
- a CDS encoding Flp family type IVb pilin gives MFLHHLAAHLTAALTRPERTDDERGATAVEYGLMVALIAVVIVGAVSLFGRSASSLFSVPASVFSR, from the coding sequence ATGTTCCTGCACCACCTCGCGGCCCACCTGACCGCGGCTCTCACCCGGCCGGAGCGCACCGACGACGAGCGCGGCGCCACCGCCGTCGAGTACGGCCTGATGGTCGCCCTGATCGCCGTGGTGATCGTCGGCGCCGTCTCCCTCTTCGGCCGCTCGGCCAGCTCGCTCTTCTCGGTCCCCGCCAGCGTCTTCAGCCGCTGA
- a CDS encoding glycosyltransferase 87 family protein: MSTSTTARRLLPLVVVWAYALLLTSFAVDVMTDMRFGIDSHAYWRAAQGPLDAVYRLAPGQLDAYNYSPAFVQALWPLAQLPWPVFATLWSLAALAAFVWLLWPLGPRYAVPLVLCCTPELLSGNVFWLMALVVVAAARPGARPGAAAAWAFVALTKLTPALGPLWYAVRREWRSLAWSVVGTVVVVAVSAAVAPGAWGDWIDFLTRHERSTEVVGAAAFGPLALRLPVALALLVWGALTDRRWALPAAMALAAPVAGPAALTVLAAVPRLRDRAAQASGAGSSTTQQDHPDGQSTGVSPSVDAARSSGEVPPRVTTRSDDRIARRPPSRPSRKSR; this comes from the coding sequence GTGAGCACCTCGACGACGGCCCGCAGGCTGCTGCCCCTCGTCGTCGTGTGGGCCTACGCGCTGCTGCTCACCTCGTTCGCCGTCGACGTCATGACCGACATGAGGTTCGGCATCGACTCGCACGCCTACTGGCGGGCCGCGCAAGGACCCCTCGACGCGGTCTACCGCCTCGCGCCCGGCCAGCTCGACGCCTACAACTACTCCCCCGCCTTCGTCCAGGCGCTGTGGCCGCTCGCCCAGCTGCCGTGGCCGGTGTTCGCGACTCTCTGGTCGCTCGCGGCGCTCGCGGCGTTCGTGTGGCTGCTGTGGCCGCTCGGTCCGCGCTACGCCGTGCCGCTGGTGCTCTGCTGCACGCCCGAGCTCCTGAGCGGCAACGTCTTCTGGCTGATGGCGCTCGTCGTGGTGGCCGCCGCCCGTCCCGGCGCCCGTCCCGGTGCCGCGGCCGCGTGGGCCTTCGTGGCACTGACCAAGCTGACGCCGGCCCTCGGACCCCTCTGGTACGCGGTGCGCCGGGAGTGGCGCAGCCTCGCCTGGTCCGTCGTGGGGACCGTCGTGGTGGTCGCGGTGTCGGCCGCGGTGGCTCCCGGCGCGTGGGGCGACTGGATCGACTTCCTGACCCGCCACGAGCGGAGCACCGAGGTCGTCGGCGCCGCGGCCTTCGGGCCGCTGGCACTCCGGCTGCCCGTCGCCCTCGCGCTGCTCGTCTGGGGTGCGCTCACCGATCGGCGCTGGGCGCTGCCGGCGGCGATGGCGCTCGCCGCGCCCGTCGCCGGACCCGCCGCCCTCACCGTGCTCGCCGCGGTGCCCCGCCTGCGCGACCGGGCCGCTCAGGCCTCGGGCGCGGGGTCGTCGACGACCCAGCAGGACCACCCCGACGGGCAGTCCACCGGCGTGAGCCCGTCGGTCGACGCGGCGAGGTCGTCGGGCGAGGTGCCCCCACGGGTCACGACCAGGTCCGACGACCGGATCGCGCGACGGCCCCCGTCGCGTCCCTCGAGGAAGTCGAGGTAG